Within the Pelagovum pacificum genome, the region CCCAGTAGTGGCCGCTGTCGGACAGGCGCGGGGCCTTGACGGCCGTGTCACCCGGCAGCGGCTGGAAGTAGTCGCGCCAGTCGGCGAGGCCCTTCTCTTCCATCCAGATCGCGTAGTGCTGGCCGACGTGGCTTTCATCGGCATGGTTGCGAGCGAGCTCGATATGCTGAAAGCCATACCAGGGGCCGTTGAAACCCCGCCAGAACTCAAGATCGCGGAGTTTCGGCTGACTCTCCAGCGACGGCGGGGCGAGGGGCTGGAAGTGCGCCTTGCCTATCAGGCCAGTACGATAGCCCTGCGCGGCGAGATGGTCGCCGAGGAACTCCCGATCCTCGGGCAGCGAGACGCCGATGGTCCAGGCCCCGTGTCGCGACGGATACTCCCCCGTGATGATCGAGGCGCGGGACGGCGTACAGACCGGGCTCGGGCAATAGGCCCGATCGAAGCGGGTCCCCGCCGCACAGAGCCGGTCGAGGTTCGGCGTGCTGATCCGGTCGTTGACCGCGCCCAGCACGGTGAAGTGCTGCTGATCGGTCGTGATGAGCAGGATGTTCGGTCGGTTGGTCATCCTCAGCCCCGGCGAGCCGAAGCGCTGTCATGTTCGGGCACATCGCCGATTGCGATCATCTTGGCGTCCAGCTTCGAAAGCATGGTGTCGAAAACCTCCGCGTAGGAGGGATCGCCGGCGACGTTCTTCAGCTCATAGGGATCTTCCTGACAGTCGAAGAGCTCCCACTCGGGCGGGCCGCCGCCGGGGCGGGCGCCGAGCTGGCCGAGGTCGTCGTTGTACCAGTAGATCAGCTTGTAGCGCTGGTCGCGCACACCGTAGTGGGCCCATGCCTCGTGGATGATGTCGTTGTGCATCCAGTAGCGGTGATAGGCGAGCTGATCCCAGTCGTCCGGGGTCTTCCCCTCCAGGACCGGGCGCATCGAGGTGCCCTGCATGTAGCTCGGCACGGGAAGGCCGGCGTAGTCGAGGAAGGTCGGCGCGAAGTCGACGTTGCAGGCGATGTCCTTCGAGGTGCTGCCTGCCGGGATCGCCGCCGGATACCGGCAGAGGAACGGCATCTGGTAGCTTTCCTCGTACATGAAGCGCTTGTCGAACCAGCCATGCTCGCCAAGAAAGAAGCCTTGGTCGGAGGTGTAGATGACGATGGTGTTCTCGGCGAGGCCGAGAGCATCGAGCGTGTCGAGCATACGGCCCACACCGTCGTCGATGGCCTGAACGGTTCGCAGGTAGCGGGACATGTAGCGCTGATACTTGAATTCGGCGAAGGCCTGCGGATCGTCGAAGGTGAAGTTATTGCCCGTTTCAGAGCAGATGACGGTGATCTCCTCGCCCGGCTGAAGCTCGGGGATTTTGCGCATCGGCCAGGGGTCGACCATCATTTCGCCCGCCACGCCGGCCGGCCCTTCGGGCTGGACCAGTGCGAGGTCCTCCCACAGCAGATCCGACTTCACGCGCATCTTGGCGGCCTCGGCGGCGGCGGCGCGGTTCTGGTAGTCGTCGCGGAACGTCTCTGGCAGCGGGATGCTTCCGGGCTCGTGCAGGTCGCGATAGCGCGGGTGATACTGCCAGTTCCGGTGCGGCGCCTTGTGGTGGCACATCAGGAAGAACGGCCGATCCTTGTGGCGCTCGATGAAGTCGACGGACTTGTCTGTGATGATGTCGGTCGCGTAGCCGCTGATCCGCTCGCGCCCCTCCGGGCCGATGAAGGCCGGGTCCCAGTAATCGCCCTGCCCCGGCACGACGGACCATTCGTCGAAGCCCGTCGGTTCGTGCTGCGGCCCTTCGCCGAGGTGCCATTTGCCGAAGATCGCGGTTCGGTAGCCGCCGGCCCTCAGGTGCTTGGCGACGTTGGGCCAGCGGTTGTCGATGTGCGTGTCGAGCGTCGTGACACAGTTCACGTGGTTATGGGTCCCGGTCAGGATCGCCGCACGCGACGGCGTGCAGATCGAGTTCGTCACATAGGTCGCGTCGTGGCGCATCCCCTCAGTCGCGAGCCGGTCGAGGTTCGGCGTTCGGTTCAGACCGCCGCCATAGGCCGAAATCGCGCGCGATGCGTGGTCGTCCGACATGATGAAGATGATGTTGGGGCGCATGGGATCACTCCTCTTCAGGCGGGAACAGGGTGCGGCGCGGCGGCCTGCGCCTTGCCGTTGGCATCGAACAGGTGGGTCCGGCCCGCGAAGGTGAAGCGGATCGGCTCGCCGACCCGGGCGGTGCTTCCGGGGTCGAAGCGGGCGACCATCTCCTGCCCCCAATCGGTGCGGAAGTGGACCAGCACGCTGTCGCCCAACTGTTCGACGACGGTGACGGTGCCGACGAGATCGCCCTCGTCGGACGTCGGCTTCAGCGCGTCGGCCCGCACGCCGAGCGTCCGGGCATGGCCAACGCCGGGGAGGGACACCGTGCGGCCGTCAGGCATCTTCGCGGCTTCGCCGTCCGGGGTCAGTTCGATGAAGTTCATCTTTGGCGAACCTATGAAGCCGGCCACGAACAGATTGTCGGGCCTCTCGTA harbors:
- a CDS encoding sulfatase family protein, with the translated sequence MRPNIIFIMSDDHASRAISAYGGGLNRTPNLDRLATEGMRHDATYVTNSICTPSRAAILTGTHNHVNCVTTLDTHIDNRWPNVAKHLRAGGYRTAIFGKWHLGEGPQHEPTGFDEWSVVPGQGDYWDPAFIGPEGRERISGYATDIITDKSVDFIERHKDRPFFLMCHHKAPHRNWQYHPRYRDLHEPGSIPLPETFRDDYQNRAAAAEAAKMRVKSDLLWEDLALVQPEGPAGVAGEMMVDPWPMRKIPELQPGEEITVICSETGNNFTFDDPQAFAEFKYQRYMSRYLRTVQAIDDGVGRMLDTLDALGLAENTIVIYTSDQGFFLGEHGWFDKRFMYEESYQMPFLCRYPAAIPAGSTSKDIACNVDFAPTFLDYAGLPVPSYMQGTSMRPVLEGKTPDDWDQLAYHRYWMHNDIIHEAWAHYGVRDQRYKLIYWYNDDLGQLGARPGGGPPEWELFDCQEDPYELKNVAGDPSYAEVFDTMLSKLDAKMIAIGDVPEHDSASARRG